In Papaver somniferum cultivar HN1 unplaced genomic scaffold, ASM357369v1 unplaced-scaffold_117, whole genome shotgun sequence, the DNA window TATCTATTAAGTTAAGATATTCTTACCAACAATGGCTACGCTTTCTTTTACAGCCATTACGTAACTTGGAGGAGCTATTACAGGAGCTGGTGGCGATTGCTGTAAGACTTTTTCCATCTTTAAAATGATAAAATAGTCCTTCAATTTGGCAAAAATTGGCACCCTTCTTTTGAGTAATTACTGGTCATCATTAAGGATTTAAAAACGTGCATGGTTTCTTATCCGCTTCTTCTCTTTTTGTCATTCAGCGAGTCAGCAAAGGAAAACAACAATTCAAAATAGATCTCACACCATTTCGTGAAGATTAGTCTTCAATTCACGGGAAAAGGTAAAGCAAGAAAAGCGATGTAGCCACCATTTAGTGATAATGTTTTTCCGCAGTTTAAACTTATCTATGCATCAACAGAAGGAAATATTGATAACTGTAATTTCTGTCTATCATAGCAGTTTCGACCCCATATAAGTAATTCATTTACATGACCTTCCCAGTTTTGGGTTTGCTGAAGACCTTATAAAGTTTTAATGTCAAAGTCTGTTTTTTCTATTGGACCGACTCACTCAGTTTTTAATTTTTGGCCTTGTAATGCAAGCATCTTAGAAAAGTATAAGATGTAACTGGCATGGACTGGTTATCGCAATAAGAAGTGGCCAATGTTTTTGCGTACTGAATTAATGCGTATAGTTCACTAACACACATGAGTTGGCCAGTACATTCTGCATGGTGCATATGTCTTTTAGTCGGCAACAATGACAATTTCAGGGCTTTTGGTTGAAGGCCGAATAAGGCTTGAATTCTAGAGTTTCTGTCCCCACTTGACCGAATATAGACCAATAAGGGTAGGCGATAGACAAACCTAGCTTACGTGCAAAATAAGTTAAAAATaccgtgtttttattattctcAGACGAAACGGAATGAGATATAAAAACCCTAATACTACTGTCTTCTTCCCTGATTCTCTTTTTCCGACTCTGTAAAAAATGGTGTATCGCCGTGGTGTGGTGCAGCTGCGGCGGTACAGTAATTGAAAATCCACTCCGACGGCATCTATTATCTGCAATCAAGGTAACTATTACTGGACTAACTCAGTTCATCGAGATCATCTGGCAGTTATTATTCTTTTAAAACAATGTATATCAATGGATATAAAATACACATGGTCATGATCTTCTACTATTAAGAAACAAGCTGTTCTCCGACCTATTGCAGGAGATCTAATATTATCATATTGAGGTACTTAATCCAAGAAACGATAACGTAATAATAGAGGTGATTTATCAATAGATATGATTATATATCCTCTAATGTCATCAGCAATTAAATAATTTAGCTATAATAGTTTGCATGTAGATATGATGGGGATATTTCCGGGGTATATCTAAACCATAATTAGATGCCAATCATATCAGAAATCTGCAATTAAAAGGTAGTTTTAATACATAGTAAAACAGACCTATCACTAGATTTGCGCAATACCAGAAGTTAAAACATGCTCTCCTAAAAAAAGCTCTGCAACTCTCTTATCCCTTGTTTACGGTTATATTCATCTAGATTTAGTTATCTTCAACAACTGTCATCTTCAACCTATTTTCGTCTAAACTTTAAGAGGTTTCTCACTTATCTAAATTAGTTTTCTGCCCGGATCTTGATTTTGTTAAGATCGGGACAGAGTAATTTAGGAtttgtatatgtatatatatcttAATAAATAAAAGTGGATGGCATACTATTGCAATCCAGATTTCCAATACACCGGTGGTTTATCTTAGCCTTATAGGCGTATTTTGGTGGTGTTGCTTTATCATCGATCACTTTATCAAGGATGATCTATTTCAACAACTTATTGATCAGTTCTTCTGGAGACAAGATCAACAAACATCAAAATCGATCGGAATAATCTGGACATATCACTTTCTCTTTATGGAAGCATCTAAGCTCTACGGTGAACATCAACTGCAATGGTTTCGAACCATTGGTGATCAAACAAAATGGGTAAATCCCATTAAAATTGCACTTAAAGAGTCTTGAGATGGCCAAATTTGCGGTCCATGAACACAACAAGAATGAGAATGCAGTTTTAGAATTTCTAAAGGGTAATGGGAGCGAAACAACAGGTTGTTGCCGGGGGGGAATCCAAGGGGGAGCCAGTGGGGTCACTGACCCCCTAAAATTTCTGAAATTGTACTGACACCCATATGTATTTAGGTGTTTTTAATCTTAAAACTATTCTTGGCCCCCATAAAATATAGAAATTATAAAGGTATTCCTATAATTTCTATGTATTTTTTGTGTAATTTTGAAACCGACTCCTTATATCCTATTATATTCGTGATAACTATAGGTAAGGCAAAAGAATTTCTTATGCTTATGAGACTGTTTCTGACTATGATATCTTAGGTATGATTTCTAATGACCATGAATGCCCCCACTGAATACTTGTTGCTGGTTGTATGCATTATCTGACACTGGAAGTGGTAGATGaggttgagaagaagaagacggTTTGGGAGAAGGCGTGGATGGATTTCAGGGAGTTGCAGGAATTGAAGCATTCTGACTATTATGAATATTATGATGATTTGCAAGCAGTGGCCAACAGATGATCCTCCAGTCAAAGGTGCAGAACGCTTGATGCGAAGGCTTATTTGAGTGAAGGGTCGGCCAAGTCCCATATGATTCTCAAGGTGGAAAGCAAGGAAGAGAATTCCTACAAGGTTGTAGTGCAAAAAAATGTCAAGGGTGATACCCCATTTCTATTCCATTATACATGAACCCTGCCAACGCCAGTTACTGGGTTTGGATTGAAATTTTCCGGTACATTCAAAATCTACTACTAATATTAGTACACTGCTCGAATATATAAGATACTTCTTTCATAAATATAATTAGCGTCCGTCATTGACTTCTTTTTCTATTTTGATAGGAAATAAGATTTCATTGCAATGATTATATCATAACAGATTGTTTATCCTTCTCCGAATCATTCAGGAAAAAAAACAGGAGGGGATGACCATTCTAAGTTAAGCGATTCTTTTCTGACATACTTAGCTAGTCTGTCTGCACAAGCATTTGTATCCCTTTTCTAAGCATTGGCTTCTTCTCTCTTTGTCATTTAGAGGGTTAGCTAGGAGGGATAACAAGAAGTTCATCTTATCGTTAGCTAGCGAACAATGAAACTAGGTGGATCTCTTGGAGCTTTTTGGATGGACGATTCCATCTGCTTTAATTTATCAAGTTGTTGCATATGGTTTCTGTCGAGGTGGCTTCTCAGCGACTCAAAGAGGGCTCTCAATCAGTCATTTAGAAAATAAAGACACATGGTTTTGAACGGCTACACATCTTTCTATGTGCACTTTCTAACAGCTATTTTCTTTCTTGGATTTGTGTTGTACAAAACTTCAAAAATTGATGCAAAAAAATCAACCAGCATGGTATTGGAGTGTACTACTTGGCGTTGACATTTGCTGATGAACTTGTGTAGCATAAAACTTGAAAAATTGATGCaaaaaaagaaaagcaaacaaCCAGCAAGGTATTGGTGTACTGAACTTCATAATTGATGCAAAATAACCAACCAGCAAGTTTCCTCTCTGGGCAGGCTGAGTAACGGAGTTGGGTGTAATATAGATAAAATAAACTACACAAGAAGCAGGCTTGAGTAAATGTTTTTTGCATACTTACTGAACAAAATAATGCAAGTGTTGCACAGAATGAAAGCAAGATAAAAGAAACGAATTACATGCTCGCTTTGCTAAACCGAATGCAGTTCCgtactcaaaaattaaaaaataaaatacatatatAACAAAACGAGTTGCTAAAACATTCCATCAAGCAGTAGACTCTCTCGTATCTCCAGGTAGGTTTCATCCATATCTTCTTATATAGCGGAGCTTGTGTTTCTAAAATATCGGAACCTCAACTTTCTCAAACTCCCCGTCCAGGTCGTCCTCCTCGTCCCATGAGGATTCCCATAACAAATCTTTAGAGTTGGAATCGATGATTTCCTCAAAGGGTTGTCCAGCACAGGGATAATCTCGTGATTCACCCCCACTCTTGGTGTCTCCACCATCTAGAGCGTGTTCTTTCCCATCATCATGTTTTAAGTCATCCCCTTGCTTGATGATACAAGAAATTCGAACTTCGAAAATAACAGTATCATTCACAATATATCCTTTATCAGGATTGAATAGTTCAGTAAGATTCAAGAGTTGGCCAGAACATTCTGGAGTACAATGCAAAATTATGTGTTTCAGTCAATAACCTCGCATATACAAGTACTATCAATCTAGCCATTTAGTCGAGTAAAAATTTATAATAGTAAAATTTATACGCACCTTTCATGATCACGTCTTTCTTATCCGTTTGACTAGTTATCACAAGACTGAACTCCACCAACAGATCTGTGGAGGGCCTCTCGCCGTCGACAAGTTCAAGCATGGCAAAGTAATTATCATACACTTCCTTCTCCGGATATAACACTACCTTCCTATAAAAACAAAGAGAAACGAAGTACCTGAGACTGAAAATCGTAATAACCCTAAAAAGATGTGCTAGAAAGCTTCGACTATGTACGTACCATTTACAACCACCGATTGTGAAAACATCGGAACAAAGCCCTTCAGGGCTTAACTCGGAGAAGTTTTCAATCTTCCATATGAATttagtgttgagattattagtcccacatagtatgggcaatctaagatcctgcgatttataactctatgggcctctccactcattgccaattggttttgagttggatgcctgtattctaacatggtatcagagcaggctatttgcgacgagtcgtttgaccgcgcctttactttattgtccacgtgttagacccaacgaggctacacgtgagggggcgtgttgagattattagtcccacatagtatgggcaatctaagatcctgcgatttataactctatgggcctctccactcattgccaattggttttgagttggatgcccgtattctaacatttAGAAGACGATGATGAATCAACCTCCTCTAGCCAAGATGATATGACTACCTACTTTTCAGTGCTGGTCTTCTGATGGAATATGCGCTTTAGCAGCATACCCAAACTGTCACAAAGGTCCATTTTAGAACACAGTAAAGAAACGTGCGTAATTTAGGGTTTTGCTGATTTTAACCGAtcaatttttttagggtttttggattTTATATATGAAATATAAATGGGAGTGATAATTAGGGATTAGCATTTAGCCTGTAATCCGCAGATGAAAATCTGTAGAATTACAAAGATACGATTGAGAAAGTGCATAAAAACTTGTGACCCAAAAAAAACCCCGGAAGTTAGATAAATGGGCGTTTTAGACGATAACATGGTTTGACCCAAAATATATGTCCGGTCCGGTGACCTTAAATCTGCCTGGATGATCCAAAATGCATCTTATGACCCAAAAACGAAAAATTTTCTTTTGTGACCCAAAATTCGGTGTATGCATGACTCGGGGAGCCAGTTGAAAGCATGGTGGTAATTGTACACCAAGCCCAGCTGACTTTGAATCTTAGGTttttaagaattttggcttcCAAGCCCATTTTTACTTTCTGCACCCCAGACCCTAGCAAAACTTTGCTTCTCCTTAGAGCATATCCTATGGGTAATCTCCAAACGGAGACTAACTCGCTCAAATGAACGACCACTCAATCAAACGAACGAGAGAACCCACTATGGGCAAATACAAAAAAAGACACTACACGGAAGACTGTCTCCCGTGCAGTAAAAAAATTTGGAATTTTGATCAGACGGGAGACTGTACCCCGTCCAAAAAAAAACATCCAAACGGGAGACTTCTCCCGTTTGGAACTAAAAAACTTCTAaaacgggggactgtcccccgtttGGTGCAAAAAAAATTGCTAtacgggagacagtcccctgtgCAGCCCTATTTTTCTTGACGGGGGATAGTCCCCCATCCAGTGTTACACTCCCAACAACTCGTCCAGATGAACGAGTGCATGAACGGGTTTGGAAGAAAATTGGGATAAAAAGTATCCATAAAAGCATCAAATTTGATCAAATCGGTAGTGCACTCTTTCATTTTAAAAAGTGACACTACCCATAAAATTTGCTCTTAGTTCTGACCCtgaaaaagactaaatatgattCATGACTTCATCCCAGTACCCGCCGGTGATGTATAAATAGCGAAAGAGTAAAAAATACTGGCAATAGGATCATCTCCCATGATTTACTGCTCTATCTCAATAATGTTGATCTCATatgcacaaaaaaaataaaatctaatcgGATATGAATGTAGAGGCTCAATTGAGACTTCAAGGCACACATGGCAGAATCTACCTCAATAATGCTGATTCtcgtatgcaaaaaaaaaaaaaaaagaaagaaaaagaaaaccgaTTGGATATGAATGGCTGATAGCTCATATAGGTTTATTAGGTTGGGCATACAATTAATAGCCAATTGGCGATATGCAGTATGATTTTAACTTATCAAATACAGGATTCCTCAAATAGTACCCACATTTGTGGGACTAAATTATTAACCGTGTAGCACGACTATAAAGATCCATTGTCtcaaaagaagttggtttccatacAAAGGAAAAATTTTATTGAATTCCCGGGATTTTCATACCGGAGCTTCGCATTAAGATTTCAGAATTTGAACCAAGCATTGTGTGCATTAAACTGCCCCAGCTAAATTTATATGGAGAACCTTTCCATTCTTAGTAAATCCAACAGAATAGAAGAAAGGGATTTACAAAACACGAAGATGTTGCTTGACCTTAATACAGTAGAACTGTAACTCTGCAAGGAAATGTAAAAACGAGCATATGCCCTGCTTCATCTGCGGAATATGCCGCGAAGAACCATTTTGACAAACATTGGGAGATGGGTGCATAAGAACATACATACGGGTACTGAAGCAACCATAGACAAGGGAATTGGAATCCAGGTGAATCTAGGTCCGAGGTAACTAGGTAAGTAGCAAGTGTAGCACAGAAAGCTACCATCATCGTAATTATGGAGATGAAGAGGGTTACCAGACCTATAATCAATCTTTTGGGTAAAGACCGGAGAAAATCGCCATGCTCATACTGGGAAGTTAAGAGAGCTAAGAACATAAGAAGTGATGAAGTTGAAGAGAATAGTGCCACGGCATTAGATACTGCAAACAATAAGAATGAgtttttgtttaagaaaattGGGATTCCTCTGTTAATATCACTGTCGTCACTGAAAGTCCCACCGGGTACCGTAAACGTAGCAGCAAAAACAACGGTAAGAATGAGTGCAGATACAAATGCTAATGCTTGAGATGTGTCTGTCATCCATCTCTTTCCATCAAAAAATAGTTTCTTGTGCTCCTTATCTTCAAATATATCTTGAGCAGTATCCCCCTCACGGTTTCGTAGTAATCCATGTGACGGCGGCACAATACTCTCCACCTCATGCACAAAAGGTTGTCAGTCAGCAAAAATCATCAAAAGCCAGTGCAGTTTATCATTAGATTAGCtctgaaaattaccttgaaccaCTGGATCTCTCTTTGAACCTTCAGAGCAATACAAGACACTGAACTGAGTTTGGAACGAGATTCTAATTTCGCAGCCAGATGCAATATAGTGTTATTACTGAAGTCTATTGAGGCTTCAAGCTTTTTCCTATACCCACTGATTTTATACACGAGATTGAATATCTTTTCTTGTCGTTCTTGAACTGCACTCATAAATACATTGTGTCCCTCTTCTCCCATTCGAACCCAAACTAGGTCAGGAAAATTCTCTAAACACTCAGTTACAAGTTCAACTGTTCCAGATTTCGTTGCAGTACCCAAGATGTTTGTACGTTGGAAAAACTCTTCCTACTCATTGAGGAGATGATCTTTTCACAAATACATTTAACCAATGCTACAGCTTCTTCGTTCATCAATTTTTTATTGTATAACTGTTTGATAAAAGGGACTGAACAAGGGAAAACAATAAATATGTGGCAGTTTATATATGCATCATTCTGTCACAAATGTTTCTTAACTGCATTCCCGCTATAGAATATTGAGAAGGCATTCTTAAATATACCTCTTGATGGAATTCCTGCTTTCAAACTTTCCCCAGCTTTCTCTATGTCTGCTGGTTTTCCAACCCAATAATTTCCCATGTCTGCTTTGTAGGCATTGCAACAGAATTGCACACGGACAGGCAAAACCGAAGAAAGTTTAATTAGAAAACAAAGACAATGGTAAAAGAAACGAATGATTCAAACTAGAGTTACACACAGACATGGATAGACGCTACGCTCCCAGAATGTCAGTTGAGTTCCACTTAGGAATGCATGTGGACTTCCTGCCATCATTTCTAATGCACTGACACCATTGTTGTCTGTTATTGTAGCCAGATATGGATACCTTTGGACCATATCATGGGCAATATCTACAATGGATACAAGACATGAAAGTGTCAATAGAAATTTTGCTGGTTTTCGATTACATATATAAACATTAAAATGACTGAAATTTATCATGCTGGATCTGTACGACCTTTAGCTTACCATAGAACCCAGCTCCAATTATACTGCATATTACTTGAGCACCCAAATTTCCAGAGAAGGCACTCGGCCGGTTGTCCACATCATTCTCTCTAGTAACTGAATAAAGATAATCGATCATCtcctttttttcttccttcactgatgcgtactttgatgcattTACCAAAGGAACCCATCCATATTTATCAGGTATCAGGGTCAATTTTGGGTTCTTTTCCACCATTGCTTTTACAGCTTCGAAGTTTCCAGCCATCACAGCATTTTGAAGTGCTGTTTCACCCTCTTTGTTCTTTATTTCAAGTTGCTTTGGTTtcaggagtttcataagattctTCATGAACATCAAGTGTCTTGCACCTGCAGCTACATGTAATGCTGTCTCCGAAGAGAAAGTGATCCTCGCTGCTACAGCTTTCTTATCAACAATATCAAAGAAATGTTTAGCCTTTTCCCAATTACCTTCAACTGCTGCTTTGTATAGCGGCAAGTACTTATTAAGCTCTTCCCTGGCATTGCCTCGCCAATCATCAAAGTCGCTCTGTTCAGAACCATCATCTCTGTCACCATTTGATTCAGATCCCATGTTTGTATCCGACTCCCTAGAGCTCTTTGCAGAAGAGACAAAAACCAATATATCTGAACTTACTTTACGTAGTGACTGAGGGTTTTTTGAAGTGGCTGAACTCATTCTGCAATACGAGCCAAGATACTTTTAactttttttgaaagaataaagactTTGCCTTATGCTCAAGGAAGAGCCTTTACCttaagtaggaattaccaataagtactattatggtagtcttagttagtagcaggtccacccactaaagtccagtaaccagaggtccataataaaaagaaaaagaggaaattgGACCAAAATTTTTATCCCCTGGTCCGGTACACGTGCGGAATGTCATAATCCACTTTTAAAAATACCCAAACTACCCATTCCCTGATAATACATATATATCTCTtaaaaaaatcaccattttttaCGGATCTGAGTTCCGCTCTCCTCctctctttcttcatcttctcaaattttgctcctgCTTTTGGATTACGAGCTAGAGTTTTTATGAAGATTTCTTTGAAGAtttacaggtatgttatgtaatatctctttctgctgctgttgttttttttttcaactgaatcTGTGAAGATCGGATCGTTTTAATTACGTTTTcactttcttgtttcgttttttg includes these proteins:
- the LOC113329696 gene encoding uncharacterized protein LOC113329696, which codes for MSSATSKNPQSLRKVSSDILVFVSSAKSSRESDTNMGSESNGDRDDGSEQSDFDDWRGNAREELNKYLPLYKAAVEGNWEKAKHFFDIVDKKAVAARITFSSETALHVAAGARHLMFMKNLMKLLKPKQLEIKNKEGETALQNAVMAGNFEAVKAMVEKNPKLTLIPDKYGWVPLVNASKYASVKEEKKEMIDYLYSVTRENDVDNRPSAFSGNLGAQVICSIIGAGFYDIAHDMVQRYPYLATITDNNGVSALEMMAGSPHAFLSGTQLTFWERSVYPYMGNYWVGKPADIEKAGESLKAGIPSRVPFIKQLYNKKLMNEEAVALVKCICEKIISSMSRKSFSNVQTSWVLQRNLEQLNL